In Leptodesmis sichuanensis A121, the following are encoded in one genomic region:
- a CDS encoding two-partner secretion domain-containing protein — MTQSWKRWSLKLGLAGGLAIAGTTSGSALGNFVYRSSALAQVPPRLEVTSDGTVNTSVSADADRRNFTITNGSPTGNNLLHSFSQFSIPTNGSATFDLVNTPNITTIFSRVTGGSASVIDGTIRTVNSSNPVNLFLMNPTGIIFGSNARLNIGGSFVATTATSIKLDNGFEFSAQATPSTPLLTVNVPVGLQRGSPPISLQFGTNTGTIQTREANLAVQPGNILALIGGVIDLNGGRLAASGGQISLQGVTGDVTLVNGAEVNVRANGNGSIAVNAQNLILKRENAAQGSSLQAGIEGTDSVNSQAGDIEIQVAGTILLEGGSFIINSLMPGSKGIAGDIVIKKADAVILQGERPGNPGVSDDSGNASGLFSRIEPGAEGKGGNIEIHTRSLQATGGAVITTSSRGIGERGNININADTIMFDGKGEDLSLRFRRSSGAFSTVTEGGRSQGSEAQGEITINARSLSLTNGAVIITSTLAKGNASRTKVTVSELLKIDGEGKDLESDFVSSGIYSRVEPSGDGIGGMIDITGGTILLTNGGVIDARTRSTEDAGSITIHKADLIILNGNGRTSPSGLFALTNGEGNAGNLKILNADQVIVQNGAQISAKTNGQGNAGTLEVNARLVKIEGEKSEINLDTSNSRKGGDAGFLSINSQELFVLNGGKITAKTFNDGRGGEMRLVASQSTTIDGKGSQLRFDTSGDGSAKGITLVTGQLTVRHGGEITVAGIGKGDPGNLEISAGPIEMTDRATFTTSTTAKTGGDIVIKLQPRSILRMNDRSKILTLAEDAGNGGTITIKAPEGFVISNGRRKDNDVLASANRGRGGVIQAPPKERVIGFIESNVPTPFSDFTAGSVSGEPGLVIFEPSQDKQPAETVPLDFLRPQLAQNCWPIRAGANENKFVITGRGGLPWDPTALLKGRTILTEEGQAVDPTIAQSTPPSNSPASEIVEAQGWIVDKNGTVYLVAESGETPHPSWQSVVFCDGN, encoded by the coding sequence ATGACTCAAAGCTGGAAACGTTGGAGTTTGAAGCTAGGTTTGGCGGGTGGGTTAGCGATCGCAGGTACAACATCAGGGAGCGCTCTAGGAAATTTCGTCTACAGAAGTTCTGCTCTTGCTCAAGTACCGCCAAGACTAGAAGTTACATCGGATGGCACTGTTAACACTAGTGTTAGTGCTGATGCTGATAGAAGGAATTTTACTATTACCAATGGATCTCCTACGGGTAATAATTTGCTTCATAGTTTTAGTCAGTTCTCGATTCCCACAAATGGTTCTGCTACATTTGATTTGGTCAATACACCTAATATTACTACTATTTTCAGCCGTGTTACTGGCGGCAGTGCTTCTGTTATTGATGGAACAATCCGCACGGTTAATAGTAGTAATCCAGTTAACTTATTTTTAATGAATCCTACTGGAATTATATTTGGGTCAAATGCTCGGCTGAATATCGGTGGTTCCTTTGTTGCAACTACAGCCACCAGTATTAAGCTGGATAACGGCTTTGAGTTTTCTGCTCAAGCCACACCTTCCACACCCTTGTTGACTGTCAATGTTCCAGTCGGACTACAGAGAGGAAGTCCTCCAATCTCGCTGCAATTTGGAACCAATACGGGCACCATTCAAACGCGGGAGGCAAACTTGGCGGTGCAGCCTGGAAACATCCTGGCTCTGATAGGAGGTGTCATCGACTTAAATGGAGGGCGTTTAGCAGCCTCCGGTGGTCAAATCAGTTTACAAGGTGTTACAGGAGACGTAACACTGGTGAATGGGGCTGAAGTTAATGTGCGTGCTAATGGCAATGGAAGCATTGCTGTTAACGCCCAAAACCTAATATTAAAAAGGGAAAATGCGGCTCAAGGAAGCTCATTGCAAGCTGGAATTGAAGGAACTGATTCAGTTAATAGTCAAGCTGGTGACATTGAAATTCAAGTTGCAGGAACCATTTTGCTTGAAGGAGGAAGCTTTATTATCAACTCATTAATGCCAGGTTCAAAAGGCATTGCAGGAGATATAGTAATTAAAAAAGCAGATGCTGTAATTCTTCAGGGGGAACGTCCTGGAAATCCTGGAGTGTCTGATGATAGTGGTAATGCAAGTGGTTTGTTCAGCCGCATCGAACCAGGTGCTGAGGGAAAAGGAGGAAATATTGAGATTCATACAAGATCACTTCAAGCCACTGGAGGCGCAGTAATTACAACTAGCTCTAGAGGGATTGGGGAACGTGGCAATATTAACATTAATGCTGATACGATTATGTTTGATGGAAAGGGAGAAGATCTTTCATTAAGGTTTCGTCGCTCCAGTGGTGCTTTCAGTACCGTAACAGAAGGAGGAAGGAGCCAAGGCAGTGAAGCACAAGGAGAGATAACGATTAATGCCAGATCGCTGTCTCTTACAAATGGAGCTGTAATTATCACAAGTACCTTGGCCAAGGGAAATGCCAGTAGAACAAAAGTTACAGTAAGTGAACTTCTTAAAATAGATGGTGAGGGAAAAGATTTAGAATCTGACTTTGTATCAAGTGGTATTTATAGTCGAGTAGAGCCATCGGGAGATGGGATAGGAGGAATGATTGACATCACTGGGGGGACAATTTTGTTAACTAATGGTGGCGTTATTGATGCCAGAACCAGAAGTACTGAAGATGCCGGAAGCATCACTATTCATAAAGCTGATCTGATTATTTTGAATGGTAATGGACGTACTTCTCCCAGTGGGCTATTTGCCTTAACCAATGGAGAGGGTAATGCTGGAAATCTGAAAATTCTTAATGCTGATCAGGTAATTGTTCAAAATGGCGCACAAATTTCAGCTAAAACTAATGGCCAGGGTAATGCTGGAACTTTAGAAGTCAATGCCCGTTTAGTCAAGATAGAGGGAGAAAAGAGTGAGATCAATCTTGATACCAGCAATTCTAGAAAGGGTGGAGATGCTGGATTTTTGTCAATTAATAGCCAGGAACTATTTGTTCTAAATGGAGGCAAGATTACCGCAAAAACTTTTAATGACGGACGGGGTGGAGAGATGCGATTGGTCGCCTCTCAGTCTACCACTATTGATGGCAAAGGCAGTCAATTAAGATTTGATACCAGTGGGGATGGATCTGCTAAGGGGATTACCTTGGTAACTGGACAATTGACAGTTCGGCATGGCGGAGAAATTACCGTTGCGGGAATAGGGAAGGGTGACCCAGGTAATTTAGAAATTAGCGCTGGCCCGATCGAAATGACAGATAGAGCAACATTCACCACATCAACAACAGCCAAAACAGGAGGAGATATCGTTATCAAGTTACAGCCCAGAAGCATTTTACGAATGAACGATCGCAGTAAGATTCTTACCTTGGCTGAGGATGCAGGAAACGGTGGAACGATCACGATCAAAGCGCCAGAAGGTTTTGTGATCTCCAATGGACGAAGAAAAGATAATGATGTGCTGGCCAGTGCAAACCGAGGAAGAGGAGGTGTAATTCAAGCGCCACCGAAGGAGAGAGTAATTGGGTTTATAGAGTCTAATGTTCCTACTCCTTTTAGTGACTTCACGGCTGGTTCGGTCAGCGGAGAACCTGGCTTGGTCATCTTCGAGCCTTCTCAAGATAAACAACCAGCAGAGACAGTGCCATTAGATTTCTTGAGACCTCAACTTGCTCAAAACTGCTGGCCAATCCGGGCAGGAGCAAATGAAAATAAATTTGTGATCACCGGGCGGGGAGGATTACCCTGGGATCCAACGGCCCTATTAAAAGGGAGAACAATTTTAACCGAAGAGGGACAAGCAGTTGATCCCACGATCGCCCAATCAACTCCTCCCAGCAACTCCCCGGCCTCAGAAATTGTGGAAGCGCAGGGATGGATTGTCGATAAAAATGGTACGGTCTATCTGGTGGCTGAATCAGGTGAAACTCCCCATCCATCCTGGCAGTCGGTTGTTTTTTGTGATGGCAACTGA
- a CDS encoding DUF928 domain-containing protein — protein MTWTRRSFICTSIIASLAVNTLPIRAQSGRGEPKPDGNSNSGSDRGRPPKRVGGGDRRGQCNIPQTATNQELIALVPEQGEALSITETPTLWFYVPYAPTSPLSARFTLRDEQGRRALFAPILFPLSGTPGIIGIRLPKPLQPETSYHWYLTILCQSKAEGPGVDGWVRRVVPDSQLSQQLQQPLSLQERLDLYQKANIWYDRLTLLAEQHTSNAQAANKWRRLLQEIGLEALSQEPIVPCCRITSSQSQLPISTNGAQ, from the coding sequence ATGACCTGGACACGACGCTCATTCATCTGCACTTCAATCATTGCCAGTCTGGCCGTCAATACTCTCCCAATTCGAGCACAGTCTGGCAGAGGAGAACCAAAACCCGATGGTAATAGCAATAGTGGGTCAGATCGAGGAAGACCTCCAAAGCGTGTGGGAGGGGGCGATCGTAGAGGCCAATGCAACATTCCTCAGACGGCAACCAATCAAGAGTTAATCGCTTTAGTGCCAGAGCAGGGAGAGGCATTGAGTATTACGGAAACTCCTACCCTGTGGTTTTATGTTCCCTATGCACCCACCTCTCCTCTGTCTGCCAGATTTACATTACGGGATGAACAGGGACGACGAGCACTGTTTGCTCCCATACTCTTTCCCTTGTCGGGAACACCTGGAATCATCGGTATTCGCTTGCCCAAGCCACTACAACCTGAAACATCCTACCACTGGTATCTCACTATTCTTTGTCAATCCAAAGCAGAAGGGCCAGGTGTGGACGGATGGGTTCGACGAGTTGTACCAGACTCACAGTTGAGCCAGCAGTTGCAGCAGCCGTTATCCCTACAAGAGCGGCTTGATTTATATCAGAAAGCAAACATTTGGTATGACCGTTTAACATTGCTGGCTGAACAGCATACCAGCAATGCACAAGCGGCAAATAAATGGAGAAGGTTATTGCAAGAGATTGGCCTGGAAGCACTCAGCCAAGAACCCATTGTGCCCTGTTGTAGAATTACATCCAGTCAAAGCCAATTACCAATCAGTACAAACGGTGCCCAATAG
- a CDS encoding CHAT domain-containing protein, whose amino-acid sequence MNPKFQHRVIRFVAFLLLGILVVWISQSMVLKPINARESQVVKSVCTIASPSNANQLLEQGNARYQQGQFAEALDCWQQAEKRYQAAGDRDRVVISQINQAQAQQDLGLYPRACQTLLRAFGVEAQDCRQFTSDQKINLVQTLKAQPDSLTRATGLRSLGDVLRAIGNLDLSQTTLQLSLGQVNRLQASQEMGAINLSLGNTAYAFSTRYQDLYLRTQNQADAVTALEKAKTAIAYYQQVISQSTLPIQQIQAQLNQLNLLIDVERWLQELWQQPAAVSGWPQLQPHIEALDQIQAQQTKQLTLIQTQIEQLNPGRATIDLRINFSHSLSQLKQVVAKANPFIFRRALDLPSWSAIAQQLTAAVREAQRLQNMRAEAYALGYLGQLYQQTQQWSGAQTLTQQAIRLAQSVNAAEIAYQWAAQLGDIFQSQGNSKAAIAAYSTAVELLKSVRNDLLTLDSDIQFSFRDTVEPIYRKLVALLIPVDGKPDQAALQQALNTIDYLQKAELENFLQCNLLVPTVTLNTVVEVNDPQAAVIYPIILDDRLEIIVKLPNQPLQHQRSSVNRKTLEATLKELQTYLRQRDSGVDFQPAASQLYRWLIEPIEPYLHPNQTKTLVFVLDGSLRNVPMAVLYHSPPGSDSGKYLIEEYAIAITPGLSLLGPKRLESQQLNALVAGLTLPRQLTINDRQFNFAPLPNVKAEVQTIETALQQRVKALLDQTPGNEFTTERFRNKLQSFPYSIVHLATHGQFSSNPQETFIVTASGEPIYVNDLQDLLQAKRENTSGTIELIVFSACQTAEGDSRAALGMAGVAVRSGASSTLASLWSVDDQSTALLMQHFYKTLVNNTRKVNKAELLRRAQLLLLHSPANTDHPNYSHPYYWAPFVLIGNWL is encoded by the coding sequence ATGAACCCAAAGTTTCAACATCGAGTAATTCGCTTTGTAGCTTTTTTGCTGTTAGGAATCCTGGTCGTTTGGATTTCCCAGAGCATGGTGTTGAAACCAATCAACGCCAGGGAGAGTCAGGTGGTTAAGTCGGTTTGCACGATCGCTTCTCCATCCAACGCTAATCAATTATTGGAACAGGGTAATGCGCGGTATCAGCAGGGACAGTTTGCCGAGGCATTGGATTGCTGGCAACAGGCGGAGAAACGGTATCAGGCGGCAGGCGATCGCGATCGAGTGGTGATCAGCCAGATCAACCAGGCTCAGGCCCAACAAGATTTAGGTCTTTATCCCCGCGCCTGCCAAACTTTACTACGAGCCTTTGGGGTAGAAGCGCAAGACTGTAGGCAGTTTACTTCAGACCAAAAGATTAATCTGGTGCAAACACTTAAAGCCCAACCAGATTCTCTGACCCGTGCCACTGGGTTACGAAGTCTTGGCGATGTGCTACGAGCGATCGGGAATTTAGATCTGTCTCAAACCACTCTGCAATTGAGTCTGGGACAGGTCAACCGACTGCAAGCATCTCAAGAGATGGGTGCTATCAATCTCAGCCTGGGTAACACCGCTTATGCCTTTAGTACTCGCTACCAGGATTTATACCTGAGAACTCAAAATCAGGCGGATGCTGTAACGGCATTGGAAAAGGCAAAAACTGCGATCGCCTATTATCAACAAGTCATTTCCCAATCAACCTTGCCCATCCAGCAAATTCAAGCTCAACTGAATCAATTGAATCTACTGATTGATGTAGAACGCTGGTTGCAGGAGCTTTGGCAGCAACCAGCGGCAGTATCAGGGTGGCCGCAACTACAGCCCCACATTGAAGCCCTAGACCAAATTCAAGCTCAACAGACAAAACAACTTACGCTCATCCAAACTCAGATCGAACAGTTAAATCCAGGACGTGCGACCATTGATCTCCGCATCAACTTTAGCCATAGCCTGAGCCAACTCAAACAGGTCGTGGCAAAGGCCAATCCGTTCATTTTTCGGCGTGCTCTTGATCTTCCCTCATGGTCAGCGATCGCCCAGCAACTGACCGCAGCCGTTCGAGAGGCCCAAAGATTGCAGAATATGCGAGCAGAAGCTTATGCACTGGGCTATCTGGGTCAGCTTTACCAACAAACTCAACAATGGTCAGGGGCACAAACCCTGACTCAACAAGCCATAAGACTCGCTCAATCAGTTAATGCAGCGGAGATTGCCTATCAGTGGGCAGCGCAATTGGGAGACATTTTCCAATCGCAAGGAAATTCAAAAGCAGCGATCGCTGCCTACAGTACGGCAGTGGAATTACTCAAATCGGTTCGTAACGATTTGCTCACCCTCGACTCAGACATCCAGTTCTCTTTTCGAGATACGGTAGAACCGATCTATCGTAAATTAGTTGCACTTCTAATTCCGGTTGATGGAAAACCTGATCAAGCCGCTCTCCAACAAGCTCTGAATACCATTGATTATCTACAGAAGGCTGAATTGGAGAATTTCTTACAGTGCAATTTATTAGTACCCACAGTGACGCTGAATACTGTGGTAGAAGTAAACGATCCACAAGCAGCAGTCATCTATCCCATTATTCTGGACGATCGCCTAGAAATCATTGTCAAATTGCCAAATCAGCCTCTGCAACATCAGCGGTCGTCCGTGAACCGCAAGACCTTAGAAGCTACTTTGAAAGAGTTACAAACTTATTTGAGACAACGAGACTCTGGAGTTGATTTTCAGCCAGCGGCGAGTCAGCTCTATCGCTGGTTAATTGAACCCATTGAGCCATACCTGCATCCGAATCAGACTAAAACCTTAGTGTTTGTCCTGGATGGTTCATTACGGAATGTGCCCATGGCCGTTCTCTATCACAGTCCACCGGGCAGTGATAGCGGTAAGTACTTGATTGAAGAGTACGCGATCGCAATTACACCTGGATTGAGTTTGCTCGGTCCTAAACGCTTAGAGTCACAACAGTTAAACGCATTGGTTGCAGGCTTAACCCTACCCCGTCAACTCACGATCAACGATCGCCAGTTTAATTTTGCGCCCCTTCCTAATGTTAAAGCGGAAGTTCAGACGATTGAAACTGCTTTGCAACAGCGAGTAAAAGCGCTCCTGGACCAGACCCCTGGCAATGAATTTACAACTGAGCGTTTCCGCAATAAACTCCAGTCATTCCCTTATTCGATCGTGCATCTGGCCACGCATGGTCAATTCAGTTCCAATCCGCAGGAAACGTTTATTGTTACAGCCTCCGGTGAGCCAATCTATGTCAATGATTTACAAGACCTGTTGCAAGCCAAACGAGAGAATACCTCTGGAACGATCGAACTAATTGTATTTAGTGCCTGTCAGACGGCTGAGGGAGATAGCCGAGCAGCGCTAGGGATGGCGGGTGTAGCCGTGAGATCGGGAGCAAGTAGCACTCTGGCCTCCCTCTGGTCTGTAGATGATCAATCAACTGCATTACTGATGCAACATTTTTACAAAACACTCGTTAATAACACTCGGAAGGTTAACAAAGCCGAACTGCTTCGTCGTGCTCAACTCCTGCTTCTGCATTCCCCTGCAAATACTGACCATCCCAATTATAGTCACCCTTACTATTGGGCACCGTTTGTACTGATTGGTAATTGGCTTTGA